From the Solea senegalensis isolate Sse05_10M linkage group LG16, IFAPA_SoseM_1, whole genome shotgun sequence genome, one window contains:
- the LOC122782859 gene encoding uncharacterized protein LOC122782859 isoform X4, with translation MKPQEAELVTEISKLQCMVSELKTGFTSALLELSQIQHGDTFLREELEQNRRSCQKKALRLEALVESLREELSVMQRQILQLHSHGQRSQQEVKSTTSKQKERNSDAAEACGGRSQCECSSAPPACLSRGKLLLHCFLQGLKAGLSEGTDARHQVALQLLHSEWEYVSTLNQLYDQYKTPPTHQMAVEPYQTYLRFVEQLLQRHLLFRNTLQERLSAEHWKSLVGDILVQLIGQNDTAFSDMYTGYTTTLASFLSLEFSRLNRPEKGQKAQSGHVDREEMKLLSLLLAPVSRIHSYLNHIQNLLQWTSKEHPDCSLLLGTERALRAILSRCHVILEEDVRWEDAEAAGQSSCSEAAAASTSANCCTRNQQSRSREESNPATHIDEQQTAHLTNGMDVHHSMRLECWSCSPVRRKSSGRDRTSLKQKAVHCGHAYCSLLTPDPAGWAENSDSGQGTFSQPTVKSSNELDAPSGNHDLQDCETDPDDTSAFDYSSVTSCSPDGTLRRDVTGSNSGEDEDEEEEEEEEEEDSQVPVLLKPSYSQKQQQQQSSSSSASRERTVCLRWQIPRLTPHPPLRNTAGSCVDAPKPCLISSHGQRLVSVRKGSPPLHPKSAFRPIWDDPSKQGSQQLDSAPEKEKRPGFVPIQAPARQRFQGFNLSRENLRSGLAQQRGSHAAATSGGGLWDDSEDSEGPCSNV, from the exons TTACAATGCATGGTGTCAGAGCTGAAGACGGGTTTCACCAGTGCTCTGCTGGAGCTCAGTCAGATCCAACATGGAGACACGTTCCtgagggaggagctggagcagaaCAGGAGGAGCTGCCAGAAGAAAGCTCTGCGCCTCGAGGCTCTGGTGGAGTCGCTGAgg gaGGAGCTGAGTGTGATGCAGCGTCAGATTCTGCAGCTGCACAGTCACGGTCAAAGATCTCAGCAGGAAGTGAAGAGCACCACATCCAAACAGAAAGAACg CAACAGTGACGCAGCAGAGGCGTGTGGTGGGCGGAGTCAGTGTGAGTGTTCATCTGCTCCGCCCGCCTGCTTGTCCAGAGggaaactgctgctgcactgtttCCTGCAGGGACTCAAAGCAGGACTGAGTGAAGGCACAG ATGCGCGAcaccaggtggcgctgcagCTTTTACACTCAGAGTGGGAGTATGTTTCCACCTTAAATCAGCTGTACGACCAGTACAAGACTCCGCCCACTCACCAGATGGCCGTGGAGCCGTA TCAGACTTATCTCAGGTTTGTGGAGCAGCTGTTACAGCGACACCTGCTGTTCAGAAACACGCTGCAGGAGCGACTCTCTGCTGAACACTGGAAATCTCTGGTTGGAGACATTCTGGTGCAGCTGATCGGACAAAATGAT ACAGCTTTTTCAGACATGTACACTGGATACACGACCACGCTGGCGTCCTTCCTCTCACTGGAGTTCAGCAGACTGAATCGTCCAGAGAAAGGACAGAAAGCACAG AGCGGTCACGTggacagagaggaaatgaagcTGCTCTCGCTGCTGCTGGCGCCCGTTTCTCGCATTCACAGTTACCTGAACCACATTCAG AACTTGTTGCAGTGGACGAGTAAAGAGCATCCTGACTGCAGCCTTTTGCTCGGCACCGAGCGAGCGCTCAGAGCCATTCTGTCTCGATGTCATGTGATTCTGGAGGAGGACGTGCGGTGGGAGGACGCTGAAGCTGCGGGGCAAAG cagctgctctgaagctgcagctgcttcaaCATCTGCAAACTGTTGCACAAGAAACCAGCAGAGCAGGAGCAGGGAGGAGTCAAACCCTGCTACTCACAT AGACGAGCAGCAGACCGCTCACCTCACCAACGGGATGGACGTCCATCACTCCATGCGCCTCGAGTGCTGGTCCTGCAGCCcggtgaggaggaagagcagtggACGAGACCGGACGTCCCTGAAACAGAAGGCCGTTCACTGTGGACACGCATACTGCTCCCTCCTCACGCCGGATCCTGCGGGATGGGCAGAGAACAGCGACTCGGGTCAGGGGACCTTCAGTCAGCCGACGGTGAAAAGCAGCAACGAGCTGGACGCGCCTTCTGGAAACCACGACCTCCAGGACTGCGAGACTGACCCCGACGACACCTCGGCCTTCGACTACTCCTCTGTGACGTCCTGCAGTCCTGACGGCACGCTGCGCAGGGACGTGACGGGCAGCAACAGTggcgaggacgaggacgaggaggaagaggaggaggaggaggaggaggacagtcAGGTGCCGGTGCTGTTGAAGCCTTCGTACAgtcagaaacaacagcagcaacagtcgtcgtcgtcgtccgcGTCCAGAGAGAGAACTGTGTGTCTGAGGTGGCAGATTCCCAGACTGACCCCTCACCCTCCTCTGAGAAACACAGCGGGCTCATGTGTGGACGCACCCAAGCCGTGTCTCATCAGCTCCCACGGACAGCGGCTGGTCAGTGTCAGGAAAGGGTCACCGCCTCTTCATCCAAAAAGTGCCTTCAGGCCAATCTGGGACGACCCGTCCAAACAGGGATCtcag CAGCTGGACTCGGCtccagagaaagagaagagaccAGGCTTCGTGCCGATCCAGGCTCCGGCGAGGCAGAGGTTCCAGGGTTTCAACCTGAGCAGAGAAAATCTCAG